The Poriferisphaera corsica DNA segment ACCTACTTAACGAGATTCATTATGCGCACCCAAGCCACGACATCACCCAAGCTCACTTCATCCTCGCCAGCCCAATCATCACGTTGGCTCACCCTCATCACACTTCTGCTCATCATACTTCTCGCCCTCACCATTCGCATCGCCCTCACCCACCAGTTCGTCGGCCTCACCTCCCCGCCTGATGCCGGCGCTCAACCCGATCAACTCGACTATGAACTCTTCGCCCATCGCCTCGCAACCGGCCAAGGCTACACACTTCCCAACGACTCACCCACCGCCCGCCGATCGCCCGGCACATCTCTCACCCTCCTCCCCCCATACCTCATCTTTGGCCGCTCATTCGCCGTCGCACGCATTTGGCTTTCGCTTCTTTCCTCGCTCACCATCATCCCCATCTACTTCATCTGCCGCTACGCATTCAAACCCAAACTCATCGCATTCATCGCCGCACTTGCGCTCGCGCTCTGCCCAGCCCACGCCTATTACCCTCTCCACTTCGTCTCCGAAACGCCCTTCATCTTTTTTTTCGCACTCTCCCTCGCCCTCACTCTTGCCGCTATTCATAATCAGCAACACAACATCAAACCTACTTTGTCCCTTCATCTCACCGCTGGCCTCTCCGCAGGTCTCGCCATCCTCTCTCGTGGCCAGCTCATCTTCGCATATCCACTGTTCTCAATCTACATCGTCTACCTCGCCTATCTGTCGCATAGACACGAGCAGTCTCTTGCACCCATCCTCAAACCCGCCGCCACTCACCTACTCGCCCTCATGCTCATCCTCGCCCCGTGGGTCATCCGTAACACCATCCAACTACACAAACCCGCCCTCGCCACAAACGTTGGCCACACGCTCTGGGGCGCCAACAACAAACTCCTGATCAACGATTCCATCCACCAAGGCTCATGGCTCCCCACCTCCCGCCTCTCCGCCGAAGTCTCTCCACTCACCGGTAACGAAGTACAAACCGATCAACAAGCCCACAACAACGCCCTTACTTTCATCAAAAACAACCCCGCTTTCATCGCAAAGCTCTCAATTAAAAAAATCGCACACCTCATCATCCCCTTCTACACGTGGCCGATCACCGAAAACAAAACCACCGCCCTCGCCTTTGAATCCACTTGGCTCATCACACTCCTCCTCATCCTCATCGCCATCCCCGCACTTCTAAAATCCCCTCCCACACCTCTCACCATCATCACCCTGCTGATCCTGCTCTCACTCCTGTTCACCACACTCATCTTTTACGGCTCCCCCCGCTTCCGTGACGGCTACCTCCCGCTGACCATCCCCCTCGCGGCTCTTGGCTTCTACAACCTCATCGCTCATTTAATCCCCAAGCGTTTCACCTCCCATACGCCCCAATAACACCGCTCCTCCCCTCATCCCACCACCCCCAAATCCTCAAGGCGAAATAAAACCATCTCCCCAACAATTAAGCACTGGTCCAGTCTTACTCTCTCTCCATCCATAGGAGCCACCAGATGCGTTACATACTCCCTCTCCTGCCCGCCGCCTTCCTGATCACCTCTCTCACGCTCCTCATCGCCTCCCCAAACCTCACCGCAGGAGAATCCACCTCATCCCCAACTTCTTCATCACGCTCCTCTCACAACGCATCCAACAACTACAACTCCCACATCGATCCCAAATCCTCACCCGGCTCCGATGAACTCCCTAAAAAACAAGAAGAGCGTCCCCCTTCACCAGCCCGGTCCAACGTCTACACCTCCACCACTGAAGGCTCTCCCGCCCCATTCGCCCTCGTCCAGCTCTTCACCTCAGAAGGCTGCTCCTCATGCCCACCCGCCGACGCGCTTCTTCAGCAACTCGCCGACAACGCCAAGAAAAAAAATCGCCCCCTCTACCCCCTTTCTTTCCATGTCGATTATTGGGACCACCTCGGCTGGAAAGATCCATTCTCATCGCACAACTTCTCTGAACTCCAACGCCAATACGCCCGCGCCTGGAACGCCTCCACCGTCTACACCCCTCAAATGATCGTCAACGGCATGAACGGCTTCGTCGGATCAAACCAACGACTCGCCAATCGCCAAATCAAAGTCGCTCTTACAACCATGCCTAATTTCCAGATAAGCCTCACCGCGCAAACAAACCCTAAAAATTCTGACAAAACACTCGTCTCATTCAAAATCATGCCGCTCCCCAATTACGATCCCGAAAGCTATCGCCTCAACCTCCTCATCGCCTCTGCCGAAGACGCCATCACCACCAAAGTAGAAGCAGGCGAAAACGCAGGAAAAAGCCTCCCCCATTGCGCTGTTGTCCGAACTTACAACACCATCCCATTCTCCGAGCAGCACCTCGACGGCGAGCTCGTCATCAATCTCCCCAATGACGCTAAACCCATCAACACCAACATCGTAGCCTACATCCAAGACCCGCGAACCCTTGGCATCCTCGGCGCATCACACATCCCATTCCCCATTGAACAAGATCCCGATCAATCATCAACCGACTAACCTTCCATTAGACCGATTCAAGATCCAACTCACCCCAACAGCAACACACACATTCATCGCCAACCCATACAACCCAGCATGTACATCAAACAGCCGCCCATCCTCCAGCATGACCCGCAGCGCCAGCATCACAGCCAACCCCGCGATAAGCCCAGCCAACACCCCCTCCGAGCGAAGCCCTTTCCAATGCATCCCCAACATGAACGCGGGAGCAAGCTGCGCCAACCCTTCCAATTTCAAATCCAGCAAATCGATCAACGTTAAATCTAAATCAGTCGCCTCAAGTAGTAACGCACCCCCCCCAAGCAACACCACCAATACCCATGCTGTCACCTTCCCGATCCTCATCAACGTTGCCTCTTTTAAGTCATATTTCCCTAGAAAATCCTTCGTAATCATGCTCGACATCGTCAGCAGCGCCGAATCAGCCGTCGACATAATCGCCGCCACGACCGCACCACTCAGCAAAACCGACAGACAATATCCAACAAACCCGCTGCCCTGTATATCACCCAAGATCACCGCAAAAACTTTGTCCGCGCTCGCCCCGCTCAGGCCTTCATACCTATCCGTCGCATAGACCCCAATCACCACCATTACCAGCGTTGTAAACAGCGGCAAAAACACCATCACACACAAACTTTTTTTCAAAACAGCAACCTGCTTCGCCGCATAAATCCGCTGAATTGCCTGCGGATATAGTGATGCCCCAATCCCCGCCACCAGCACATAACTCATCCACCTCAGATTCCCACTCACCCCCGGCGGCAGCACCTTCAACTGATCCATCATATCTCCCGACATCATCCGTTCCGTCACAGCGCCCATCCCACCAAACTTCCAAACAATCAACACCATCACACCACCAAATCCGCACAGCATCACCAACCCCTGAATCATGTCCGTCCATGCCACCGCACGAAACCCGCCCAGTGTCTCATAGATCAACATCACGAGCGCCAGCCCCACCACTCCCAACAAAAACGTCCAACCGATCCCCGCATTCGCACCTGTTTCCATCATGCCCCAATCCCCCAACACTCCTTCAAACGCCCTCCCCATCGCCGTCATCTGCGCCAGCATAAAATTTCCAAGCGCATACAACATCACCACTGACCCCGCCAAACTCATCACGCGACTCTCATACCGCATCTCCAAATAATCACTCGGCGTCACAAACCCCTCTCGCCTTGCCAACGGATACAACTTCGGCGCATACAACAAATAAAACACCACCACCATCATCATAATGTAAACAAACTGTAACCAAACCCATCCCTCACGATACG contains these protein-coding regions:
- a CDS encoding glycosyltransferase family 39 protein; the encoded protein is MRTQATTSPKLTSSSPAQSSRWLTLITLLLIILLALTIRIALTHQFVGLTSPPDAGAQPDQLDYELFAHRLATGQGYTLPNDSPTARRSPGTSLTLLPPYLIFGRSFAVARIWLSLLSSLTIIPIYFICRYAFKPKLIAFIAALALALCPAHAYYPLHFVSETPFIFFFALSLALTLAAIHNQQHNIKPTLSLHLTAGLSAGLAILSRGQLIFAYPLFSIYIVYLAYLSHRHEQSLAPILKPAATHLLALMLILAPWVIRNTIQLHKPALATNVGHTLWGANNKLLINDSIHQGSWLPTSRLSAEVSPLTGNEVQTDQQAHNNALTFIKNNPAFIAKLSIKKIAHLIIPFYTWPITENKTTALAFESTWLITLLLILIAIPALLKSPPTPLTIITLLILLSLLFTTLIFYGSPRFRDGYLPLTIPLAALGFYNLIAHLIPKRFTSHTPQ
- a CDS encoding DUF1223 domain-containing protein produces the protein MRYILPLLPAAFLITSLTLLIASPNLTAGESTSSPTSSSRSSHNASNNYNSHIDPKSSPGSDELPKKQEERPPSPARSNVYTSTTEGSPAPFALVQLFTSEGCSSCPPADALLQQLADNAKKKNRPLYPLSFHVDYWDHLGWKDPFSSHNFSELQRQYARAWNASTVYTPQMIVNGMNGFVGSNQRLANRQIKVALTTMPNFQISLTAQTNPKNSDKTLVSFKIMPLPNYDPESYRLNLLIASAEDAITTKVEAGENAGKSLPHCAVVRTYNTIPFSEQHLDGELVINLPNDAKPINTNIVAYIQDPRTLGILGASHIPFPIEQDPDQSSTD
- a CDS encoding sodium:solute symporter family protein, which produces MGGVNQGGYGVGGVVFMVAYLLSLLLVGYWGYLKRGEKTLSDFYLGGRGVGFFVLLFTLYATQYSGNTLFGLVGGAYREGWVWLQFVYIMMMVVVFYLLYAPKLYPLARREGFVTPSDYLEMRYESRVMSLAGSVVMLYALGNFMLAQMTAMGRAFEGVLGDWGMMETGANAGIGWTFLLGVVGLALVMLIYETLGGFRAVAWTDMIQGLVMLCGFGGVMVLIVWKFGGMGAVTERMMSGDMMDQLKVLPPGVSGNLRWMSYVLVAGIGASLYPQAIQRIYAAKQVAVLKKSLCVMVFLPLFTTLVMVVIGVYATDRYEGLSGASADKVFAVILGDIQGSGFVGYCLSVLLSGAVVAAIMSTADSALLTMSSMITKDFLGKYDLKEATLMRIGKVTAWVLVVLLGGGALLLEATDLDLTLIDLLDLKLEGLAQLAPAFMLGMHWKGLRSEGVLAGLIAGLAVMLALRVMLEDGRLFDVHAGLYGLAMNVCVAVGVSWILNRSNGRLVG